In Cervus elaphus chromosome 16, mCerEla1.1, whole genome shotgun sequence, a single window of DNA contains:
- the SFTPC gene encoding pulmonary surfactant-associated protein C: MRREGVYSKMDVGSKEVLMESPPDYSAVPGGRLRIPCCPVNIKRLLIVVVVVVLVVVVVVGALLMGLHMSQKHTEMVLEMSIAGPEAQQRLALSERVGTSATFSIGSTGTVVYDYQRLLIAYKPAPGTCCYIMKMAPQSIPSLEALTRKLQNLQAKPPVPSSKLGPEQGHDAGSAFSGDLAFLGRTVSTLCGEVPLYYI, translated from the exons ATGAGGAGGGAAGGTGTCTATAGCAAGATGGATGTGGGCAGCAAAGAGGTCTTGATGGAGAGCCCGCCG GACTACTCAGCAGTCCCCGGGGGCCGGCTCCGCATCCCCTGCTGTCCCGTGAACATCAAACGCCTTCTCATCGTGGTCGTGGTTGTGGTCCTTGTCGTCGTGGTGGTCGTAGGGGCCCTGCTCATGGGTCTTCACATGAGCCAGAAACACACGGAGATG GTTCTAGAGATGAGCATCGCAGGCCCGGAGGCACAGCAGCGCCTGGCCCTGAGTGAGCGCGTGGGAACCTCTGCCACTTTCTCCATTGGCTCCACCGGTACCGTGGTGTATGACTACCAACGG CTCCTGATTGCCTACAAGCCAGCCCCCGGAACCTGCTGCTACATCATGAAGATGGCTCCGCAGAGCATCCCAAGTCTCGAGGCTCTCACTAGAAAATTGCAGAATCTCCAG GCCAAGCCCCCAGTGCCTTCCTCGAAGCTGGGCCCGGAGCAGGGCCATGACGCCGGCTCAGCATTCTCTGGGGACCTGGCCTTCCTAGGCAGGACCGTGAGCACCCTGTGTGGCGAGGTGCCCCTGTACTACATCTAG
- the LGI3 gene encoding leucine-rich repeat LGI family member 3, which produces MMGLQARWGSGLRLLALSTLGLCLMLAVGAKRPPKTPPCPPSCSCTRDTAFCVDSKAVPRNLPSEVISLTLVNAAFSEIQDGAFSHLPLLQFLLLNSNKFTLIGDNAFTGLSHLQYLFIENNDIWALSKFTFRGLKSLTHLSLANNNLQTLPRDIFRPLDILSDLDLRGNSLNCDCKVKWLVEWLAHTNTTVAPIYCASPPRFQEHKVQDLPLREFDCITTDFVLYQTLSFPAVSAEPFLYSSDLYLALAQPGASACTILKWDYVERQLRDYDRIPAPSAVHCKPMVVDSQLYVVVAQLFGGSYIYHWDPNTTRFTKLQDIDPQRVRKPNDLEAFRIDGDWYFAVADSSKAGATSLYRWHQNGFYSQQALHPWHRDTDLEFVDGEGKPRLIVSSSSQAPVIYQWSRTQKQFVAQGEVTQVPDAQAVKHFRAGRDSYLCLSRYIGDSKILRWEGARFSEVQALPSRGSLALQPFLVGGRRYLALGSDFSFTQIYQWDDGRQKFVRFQELAVQAPRAFCYMPAGDAQLLLAPSFKGQTLVYRHVVVDLSA; this is translated from the exons ATGATGGGGCTGCAGGCCAGGTGGGGCTCGGGGCTCAGGCTGCTGGCGCTGTCCACCCTGGGCCTCTGCCTAATGCTGGCAGTCGGCGCCAAGAGGCCCCCCAAGACGCCTCCCTGCCCCCCGAGTTGCTCCTGCACTAGGGACACCGCCTTCTGCGTGGACTCCAAGGCAGTGCCCAGGAACCTGCCCTCCGAGGTCATCTCTCT GACGCTGGTGAATGCTGCCTTCTCAGAGATCCAGGATGGAGCGTTTTCCCACCTGCCACTGCTGCAGTTCCT GTTACTCAATTCCAACAAGTTTACGCTGATTGGAGACAATGCTTTCACAGGACTCTCACACCTGCAGTACCT CTTCATTGAGAACAACGACATCTGGGCATTATCCAAGTTTACCTTCCGAGGACTCAAGTCTTTGACGCACCT GTCACTGGCCAACAATAACCTGCAGACCCTGCCTAGAGACATCTTTCGGCCCCTGGACATCCTGAGTGACTT GGACCTGCGGGGCAACTCGCTCAACTGTGACTGCAAGGTGAAGTGGCTGGTGGAGTGGCTGGCGCACACCAACACCACAGTGGCGCCCATCTACTGCGCCAGCCCGCCCCGCTTCCAGGAGCATAAGGTGCAGGATCTCCCGCTGCGAGAGTTTGACTGCATCACCACGG ATTTCGTGCTGTACCAGACACTGTCCTTCCCAGCAGTATCAGCCGAGCCCTTCCTCTACTCCAGCGACCTCTACTTGGCTCTGGCCCAGCCGGGAGCCAGCGCCTGCACCATCCTCAAGTGGGACTACGTTGAAAGGCAGCTTCGGGACTATGATAGAATCCCAG CCCCTTCTGCAGTGCACTGCAAGCCGATGGTGGTGGACAGCCAACTGTACGTGGTGGTGGCCCAACTGTTTGGAGGCTCTTACATTTACCACTGGGACCCCAACACCACGCGCTTCACCAAGCTGCAGGACATTGACCCTCAGCGTGTGCGCAAGCCCAACGACCTGGAGGCCTTCCGCATCGACGGCGACTGGTACTTCGCTGTGGCTGACAGCTCCAAGGCGGGAGCTACCAGCCTCTACCGCTGGCACCAGAACGGCTTCTACTCCCAACAGGCCCTGCACCCCTGGCACCGGGACACCGACCTGGAATTCGTGGATGGCGAGGGAAAGCCGCGCCTGATCGTGTCCAGCAGTTCGCAGGCTCCCGTCATCTATCAGTGGAGTCGCACCCAGAAACAGTTTGTGGCCCAGGGCGAGGTGACCCAGGTGCCCGATGCCCAGGCGGTGAAACACTTCCGTGCGGGCCGCGATAGCTACCTGTGCCTCAGCCGTTACATCGGTGACTCCAAGATCCTGCGCTGGGAGGGCGCCCGCTTCTCCGAGGTGCAGGCCCTGCCCTCCCGGGGCTCGCTGGCCCTGCAGCCCTTCCTGGTGGGTGGCCGCCGCTACCTGGCGCTGGGCAGCGACTTCTCCTTCACGCAGATCTACCAGTGGGATGACGGGCGGCAGAAGTTTGTGCGGTTCCAAGAGCTGGCCGTGCAGGCCCCCCGGGCTTTCTGCTACATGCCGGCTGGGGATGCCCAGCTGCTCCTGGCGCCCAGCTTCAAGGGACAGACGCTGGTGTACCGACACGTGGTGGTGGACCTCAGTGCCTAG